One Longimicrobium terrae DNA window includes the following coding sequences:
- a CDS encoding Fur family transcriptional regulator yields the protein MADAPGGRLEEQTLNAIRGLGHRLTGPRRGVVREMARASAPVTARALHAALADGGTDLATVYRTLHWLVELGMARPVVTGGAEHFELVSPDGHSHHLHCDDCGSLRTVSLCGLDRAVLDRIEREFGFQVAHHRLTFHGRCAGCRAE from the coding sequence ATGGCAGACGCACCCGGAGGCAGGTTGGAAGAGCAGACGCTGAACGCGATTCGCGGGCTGGGCCACCGGCTCACGGGCCCGCGGCGGGGCGTGGTGCGCGAGATGGCGCGCGCCTCCGCCCCGGTCACCGCCCGCGCCCTGCACGCGGCCCTCGCGGACGGCGGCACCGACCTGGCCACCGTGTACCGCACGCTGCACTGGCTGGTGGAGCTGGGCATGGCTCGCCCCGTGGTGACGGGCGGCGCGGAGCACTTCGAACTGGTGTCGCCCGACGGGCACTCGCACCACCTGCACTGCGACGACTGCGGCTCGCTGCGCACGGTGTCGCTCTGCGGGCTGGACCGCGCCGTGCTGGACCGCATCGAGCGCGAGTTCGGCTTCCAGGTCGCGCACCACCGCCTGACCTTTCACGGCCGCTGCGCCGGGTGCAGGGCGGAGTAG